A genomic stretch from Rubripirellula reticaptiva includes:
- a CDS encoding serine/threonine-protein kinase, with amino-acid sequence MSTEKPAYEFLDPPSRAGELGRLGPYRIVGVLGKGGMGEVFRATDGRLKRTVAVKMMNKKFAGTTGSRKRFVEEARSMAAVHHDNVATIFEVGVHRGMPFLAMELLKGQSLFEKIKADKSAGQRFDYVDAIRIAREVAMGLGAAHACGIYHRDIKPANIWLEEPSGRAKILDFGLAVAGTDRLTPRGSVVGSPGYLSPEQARNEPVDDRTDLYSLGVMLYQMLSGTLPLRSDTMTGQLIAIICQDFVPLATVAPQTPAPLCELIERLLSKEARDRPSSATQLVKLIDDCEQRCSAEHQAAMQIVVGPTTAGKAKATDSSVSRTRVDVTSKVRLIPWWAYSIAGLLVLAIMVAWVASPNRIASVPNPVDSTSNRSDVSRRRVDAVPVKQAVITAASLASLELSPVNASSLQVTGGEAARFKMRLINRASGDADDPRQLNAGADVVAQLVTYLVPADGKRLKAPVFPRKFSASSLPQPGESDEFEIQILTDRIAPTQYKIVFELQTPGGTVVGQSNSNLAVEENLMTSELLGYQTLRTADGRGADTYVSSTSDESFGDRHIVQGFQGPDGSIMVQEHIYLRFDLAKCKFDRKEIDRVILLLTVAQHGEVDAENKFVAYGIVQGLDSGWTESGPGYLTWSQSPLREGVESQTLLGAVQFMNRDNRLKDQADQIRISGTAFDDFLRTSRDDRVTIALVRQSRSSKRTYFRSKEGRPSESPGLAIRQRQ; translated from the coding sequence ATGAGTACCGAAAAACCTGCCTACGAATTCCTGGATCCCCCGTCACGCGCGGGCGAACTTGGTCGGTTGGGCCCGTACCGAATTGTCGGGGTGCTGGGCAAAGGCGGAATGGGTGAGGTGTTTCGGGCTACGGACGGGCGGCTGAAACGAACCGTCGCCGTGAAGATGATGAACAAGAAGTTCGCTGGCACCACGGGCAGCCGCAAACGGTTCGTCGAAGAAGCTCGGTCGATGGCCGCAGTTCATCACGATAACGTTGCCACCATTTTCGAAGTCGGCGTCCATCGCGGCATGCCATTTTTGGCGATGGAGTTATTGAAAGGGCAATCGCTTTTCGAGAAAATCAAAGCGGACAAATCAGCGGGCCAGCGGTTCGACTACGTGGACGCGATTCGTATCGCGCGAGAGGTCGCGATGGGGTTGGGTGCCGCGCATGCCTGCGGCATTTATCACCGCGATATCAAGCCTGCCAACATTTGGTTGGAAGAGCCCAGTGGACGCGCCAAAATATTGGACTTTGGGTTAGCGGTCGCTGGAACCGATCGTTTAACACCTCGCGGCAGCGTCGTCGGCAGTCCCGGATACTTGTCGCCTGAACAGGCTCGCAATGAACCGGTCGACGACCGGACTGATTTGTACTCGCTCGGCGTCATGCTTTATCAGATGTTAAGCGGAACCCTGCCGCTGAGATCCGACACGATGACAGGTCAACTGATCGCCATCATCTGTCAGGATTTTGTGCCGCTGGCGACGGTCGCGCCGCAGACACCGGCTCCGCTGTGTGAATTGATCGAGCGGCTGTTGTCAAAGGAAGCTCGAGATCGTCCGAGTTCGGCGACCCAGTTGGTCAAGCTGATCGATGATTGTGAACAACGCTGTTCGGCCGAGCACCAAGCCGCGATGCAAATTGTGGTCGGGCCAACCACCGCCGGCAAAGCTAAAGCAACCGACTCGTCGGTCTCTCGAACTCGTGTCGATGTGACGTCTAAGGTTCGCTTGATTCCTTGGTGGGCTTATTCCATTGCGGGACTGCTAGTGCTCGCGATCATGGTGGCTTGGGTTGCGAGTCCCAATCGCATCGCAAGTGTACCGAATCCGGTCGATTCGACGTCCAACCGTTCCGACGTGAGTCGTCGTCGTGTCGATGCTGTTCCGGTCAAGCAGGCGGTGATCACCGCAGCGTCGCTGGCGTCACTTGAACTTTCGCCGGTGAACGCCAGCTCCTTGCAGGTGACTGGCGGTGAGGCCGCGCGATTTAAAATGCGTTTGATTAATCGAGCCAGCGGAGATGCTGACGATCCTCGGCAGCTAAACGCCGGTGCGGATGTGGTGGCCCAGTTGGTGACCTATCTGGTGCCGGCGGATGGTAAGCGGTTGAAAGCACCTGTCTTTCCTCGCAAATTTTCCGCCAGTTCGCTTCCCCAGCCTGGGGAATCTGATGAGTTCGAAATTCAGATTCTGACTGATCGAATAGCACCGACTCAGTACAAAATTGTTTTTGAATTGCAAACGCCGGGCGGTACCGTGGTTGGGCAATCCAATTCGAATTTGGCGGTCGAAGAGAATTTGATGACCAGCGAACTGCTGGGCTACCAGACGTTACGAACGGCGGATGGTCGTGGAGCCGATACCTATGTCAGCAGCACGTCAGACGAATCGTTTGGCGATCGACATATCGTTCAAGGGTTTCAGGGGCCGGATGGTAGCATCATGGTTCAAGAACACATCTATTTGCGATTCGATTTGGCAAAGTGCAAGTTCGACCGCAAAGAGATTGATCGGGTGATTCTATTGTTGACTGTCGCGCAGCATGGAGAGGTCGATGCGGAAAATAAATTTGTAGCTTATGGAATAGTCCAGGGCTTGGACTCTGGATGGACCGAGTCTGGGCCAGGGTATTTGACTTGGAGCCAGTCACCGTTGCGTGAAGGAGTCGAAAGCCAGACTCTTCTGGGGGCGGTGCAGTTCATGAACCGAGATAACCGTTTGAAAGACCAGGCGGATCAGATCAGAATATCGGGAACCGCTTTTGACGATTTCCTAAGGACGTCACGCGATGACCGAGTCACGATTGCTTTGGTTCGTCAAAGCCGGTCGTCTAAACGCACCTACTTTCGATCGAAAGAAGGACGACCGTCCGAGTCACCGGGGCTGGCGATTCGACAGCGGCAATGA
- a CDS encoding c-type cytochrome domain-containing protein, which produces MFQLHLDAGIARFIFGCLVAFTLTVAGQGRAAVSSAQDAEVLDVEIVEVDAAETTPLDENGHLVQFGRDIAPLLVKHCLECHGPDDAKNDFRVDDRDMMMDYLEPDDADSSTLYVDYLTTDDEDMLMPPRSHGGPLSAGELALVKVWINEGADWPEDFAIDGSRVAVLLDVDVDVAQAPKSLLERVWAAQGFLHPATVHFPIALLMFGAGFVVLGWKWPSLGTQIPLACLLFGAVSAVGATLMGWSFATEQGYGSWNRFDAEMMDREIFWHRWSGVIVSILSVGFAIVALLSLRGDRPKMNFVWKFGLLVCAAISGLVGHQGGEMSYGEDFYPKMFRTLLGTEKVDVDSVDVEVVDIEVVAPQEDTGE; this is translated from the coding sequence ATGTTCCAACTTCACCTCGACGCAGGTATCGCACGTTTCATTTTCGGATGCTTGGTCGCATTCACGCTGACTGTCGCAGGGCAGGGCAGGGCGGCCGTCTCGTCAGCACAGGACGCCGAGGTGCTGGATGTGGAAATCGTGGAAGTCGATGCCGCAGAAACGACTCCGCTTGATGAGAACGGGCACTTGGTTCAATTTGGACGCGACATCGCACCGCTGTTGGTAAAGCACTGCTTGGAATGTCACGGTCCCGACGATGCAAAGAACGACTTTCGAGTCGACGATCGCGATATGATGATGGACTACCTTGAACCGGACGACGCCGATTCCAGCACGCTTTACGTCGACTATCTGACGACTGATGACGAAGACATGTTGATGCCGCCGCGTTCTCATGGCGGTCCACTGTCAGCGGGCGAGTTGGCGCTCGTCAAAGTATGGATCAACGAGGGTGCCGATTGGCCCGAAGACTTCGCAATTGACGGTTCTAGAGTCGCTGTTTTGTTGGACGTAGACGTGGACGTTGCACAGGCGCCAAAGAGTTTGCTCGAGCGAGTTTGGGCCGCACAGGGTTTCTTGCACCCCGCGACCGTTCACTTTCCGATTGCGCTGTTGATGTTCGGTGCCGGTTTCGTGGTTTTGGGATGGAAGTGGCCATCGCTAGGAACTCAGATTCCGTTAGCGTGTTTGTTGTTCGGCGCAGTGTCAGCGGTTGGTGCAACCTTGATGGGATGGTCCTTCGCCACCGAGCAAGGCTATGGATCGTGGAATCGATTTGATGCCGAGATGATGGACCGAGAAATTTTCTGGCACCGTTGGAGCGGCGTGATCGTTTCGATTCTGTCGGTCGGATTTGCGATCGTGGCGCTTTTGTCGTTGCGTGGCGACCGTCCGAAAATGAACTTTGTTTGGAAGTTCGGCTTGTTGGTTTGCGCTGCAATTTCGGGTTTAGTGGGTCATCAAGGTGGTGAAATGAGCTACGGCGAAGACTTCTATCCCAAGATGTTTCGAACGCTGTTGGGGACCGAGAAAGTTGACGTCGATTCAGTTGATGTTGAAGTTGTTGACATTGAAGTCGTCGCACCACAAGAAGACACCGGAGAATAA